GAAATTATCCAATGACATACCTCCTGATAAACTTTTCTCCAGTGGTGTGATCAAGGTAACCTTCTTCACCTGCAACGAAAATACATCACTAAAAGCAGCACAACAGAGACTTTTTAGTATAATCTACTGAGCATAAAAGATGAGCAGCTGGATGGCTATAACaataataattattatattattattaaattatatataataataacaatattatTGTAACAGCAATTCTTACTCCTATCTCCATGCCTTATCATCTGTTCTACTGTCAGCAAGACTACACCATCAATCACCCGTACGAGAGAAAGAATTTGGCTTTAAAATATTTCCACCTAGCACTTTTCAGACATGCCAGAGCTGGCTCACAGCACTGCTCTATGTATGCAGCTGGCTGGTTCAGCAGAAGAGGGCATGAGTAATGGAAATGCAATGGGAACAAGAAGAAACACCTTAAATCCCTAACGGTGCCAAACAACGGCTCTAatctaaaagagggcagatttagattagatattgggaataaattcttcactacaagggtggtgaggcactggcacaggttgcccagagaagctgtggctgtcccctccctggcagtgttcaaggccaggttggatggggctctgagcaacctggtctggcggaagatgtccctgcccatggcaggggggttggaaccagatgatctttaaggtcccttccaacccaagccattccatgattccccttcctccccatcgACCAGACTCCTGAAAACGGCCATCACGTGCCAGAGAGTTCGGGGGGTCCGAGGTGAAAACCCAAACAGAGAAAGGGCAGGGGGCAATAACCACAGGGCAGTTCCACAAGCATTCCCACCCGCCCCCAAGAGCCGTCTAGAAAATGCTGCGAGACGCTCTGGTAAGGAAGACGCTTCATTGTTACAACGAGCGCTCCCGATAAATAATGTAAGTACACCCGGTCCGCAGGTCGTATTATTTATCACTGCAACGCCACACCGAGGGGAGCGCAGGGGGTCAGGAGCAGGGGCGGGCTTACCGGCGTGAACCGCAGCGCTGCACTCCCTGAGCTGCTGCTTCATCTGGTCCCTCAGCCTGCAGCAGGGGCAGAGCGACAGCGGTCAGATCCGGCGGgcgccggggggtgggggggggccgcCGCAGCCCACCCGCCCTGCTCCGcgccgctgccagccccagcggctCCCCGGCCCCCACCCGCACTGACCGGAGCAACTGGAGAACGTCCACCGTGGCCTCCGGCTCGGCCGccagccagcccccggcccccgccccggccccggcgcccgtCGCCTCCGGCCGCGGCGCCTCCATGGTGACACGTTCGAACAGCCCGCGCGCGCGCCACTCCAGCAGCGCGGCCGGCGGCTGCTTCTGCCTTAGTGGGGCGGGGCTTCCCGGCAGCCTGGGACGCTTCCGGCCAATCCTCGACCGCGTCGTCGTCTCGGCGCTCGGCCGGCGCTGTCTGAGGCCGGGCCCGGAGCGGAAAGGCGGgtcgcccgccgccgggcccacGGCCCGGCCGAGGCCTGCCTGCAAAAACAccctgcggcggcggcgggcagggggggGAAGGCGGCCCCTCCTGACGGGGGTTCTGCAGGTGAATAGCGGGAGGGGGGCGGCAACGCGGCTGAGCGCTTGTCACTGGGACCGAAAAATAGCGGTGAAAGGGGTGGGCAAAGAGCAAGGGTCGCCTCTAAGGGAAGGTGGAGACGGCGCTGTGGCCGGAGCTATAACTGAGAATAGGCTACAGTAAATATTAATTTAGTAGGGCTGCACTGTGATTGGGCTGATCTGGCAGACGCTCTGCCTGCCGCCACTCCcagggctgcccccagcccccctcccccagcccctgccgagGAAGCCAGCTGTAGCACCAGTgaacacagaaagtaaaagtGCTTTATTAAAAGTATTAACACACACAAATACAATACATTTATATACAGAGGGGCACACAGTACAAAGTGTTCTACTTTAACTGACAGAGAAGTTACAATTTCTTAATCAGAGGTTTGGCTAGCTTCTTTATGAGAGAAGAGTTCAGCTGTTCAATGTCACTTATCTTGCCATGTTTCTTGGAGGCGTATTTGTTCTTGATTGTCTGTGGAGGGATAAGTCTGATTAACTTTATCCTGTTTATTATAAACTCACACTGTTCCAGCTCCCCTGAGGCCTGGTGATCAAGCTGAGCCTGTCCTAGCACCCCAGACCCGTTCACAGCTGGCTGGTGCTGCTCCGGCAAGACAGAGCACTCCAGCTGAAGGGAGCAGGTCTGATCCAAGTCTGACCACAGTGGCTCAGCTACTCTGGCCTCAGAGCACCACATGTTGACACTTAACCACACGTACTCCCCATCTGCACAGTGAGACTTACCACCTGCTTGGTGAGGCCCTCATTCACAGTAATTACATTCTTCGCTAAGTGCTGCATAACAGGGAGAAGGTCATCCTCAGCATAAAACATGTAGTGTTGCAGAGTTGGTGTCTGAAAGGAAAGGAAGTCATTAGGTAAGCCTGCTAGAACAATCTAAGTACACTGGCGTTTTGTCTTCTGCTGGGCTTGGGCAACTGCCATCTCCTGTCTCAAGGGGAGGATTAACAGTTACTGCCCTGCTTCTGTCCCCTTGTGAGGCACCATGGGAAGACAAGAACATGCTGAGATACCACGAGAGAAGCAGAAGGCATGCGCTTGGCCCAGAGCAACCTTTTTAAGCTGGTGCACAGGCACACCTAGTCCCAAACTAGGAGGTGGTCTGACAAGCATAACTTACCCACTCACATCCATTGAGGAGTTTCAGAGCCAAacaagaagcagctgctgctgtcttGGATGGAGGGAAGTGAACCATATCATAGTCCACAATGGACAACTCCATCAGGTACTTGGCCAGCAAGTGCTGTTTAACATCCACCTGCAGTACATCAGAGTTGAGTGTTGGCAATCTCCAAGGCAAGAGCATCCTGCCAAGCATTCGTTGAGTCAAGCAGGAAGAAACACTTAGCAAACATTTTCAGAGCTATAGGCTTAAAATTCAAGTGGCTTAATCACAGAGCAGTTCTGAGCTGTATTAGGCTGCTCATAGTCTAGGACCACTCCTTTCAGTGGCAGTCTAGCAGTCACCTGCAGTACCAGGCAGGCATTGGGGGGGTGGAGTGTCAGGCTCACACAACTGAAAGCAGACAATCAAGGCCTCCCATGTTGCTACATGGGAGACACATCTCAACCACACTGGCTGCTAAATTCTTGTGGAACTCAAAAGCTTTGAACTGCTTTAACAAGCTGCCACAGTCAAGCACTGCATTTCCAGATGCTGCCTACAGTAATGCCCATTCTCAACACTACCTGTCCAACCTTTGAAGCCCTCCTTAGGaaatggggagggagagggtgacCCAGACCAAAGTCCAGGGCTTGCAGGATCTTGATCTCCATGTGGCAGATCTGGATCTTTGTGTAAGCGTTATCAGTTATATAGACAAAGTCTTCACTATTGACAGGAAAAATCTCTTCGTATTTGCTGGCAATGAACATAGCCGTGATGCCAATCAGCTGCAACGTCTTCTTGGAAACAGCATTGTCCTGTAGAAAGAAGCAGCACAGATTTGATTTGTCTGAATGACTTGGTTCAGAACACAGCTTTTCAAGGTAGCCCGTGTAAAGTTGGTCCTACGGCAGGATGTTCATACTGGCATATACAGAGTAACTGTACATCAGCTGTTACCTCTGTTGGCATCTGCAGGGGTACCAGAAGGCTTTGAGATCAAaccagggagaggagggagcagtTTTGATATATCAAGTCACCGTTCATAGCTGAGAGGGTTATATAGTGCATAGGGCTCAGCATCAAGTGCTCTGTTGGTCAGCTGGATTTTGTTACAGGTAGTGCATCTAACCACAGTGTTACTGGTCAGTGCTCGTCATGCTTTAGCTTAGGGGAAAAGCATTGGCCAACACCAGGCAAGAGACACTCACCTGCAGGTAGCGATCAATGATAGCAACTGTCATGTACAGGGTCTCCTGCTGGAGGCTGAACTTCATCTGTACTTGCACAAGCCAGTCTACAAGTATGGCACGCATGTGCCCACTGATTTCCTGGCCAGCCAGGTATTTGGGTCTGACAGGTCGAGTCTCCTGTGTGGAAGGAACAGGGTTAATAGATCTTGTCACTTCTCTGAAGCACTTGCAGTGCCTCACCCCTGTAGCATCTTGAGGCTTATCAAGGAGCTCAGGACAGGCATAGCCCACAGCTGTAGGCCACGAGGTTTCTTTGTTCACTGAAGGTGGGCTAGAAAGAGCATGGTACTAGCACTACTAGTCGACTGGTCTAACAACCAGCATCTGTTTACACTACCAGGTCAGTTTAACTTTACATTTAAGCTGAGGGATCACTTATTAGTGCCTCAGGAAAACCTGCAGGTGAGAGTGGATACCAGCTCCCAGCTGCACCTGTGATGACAGGTTCACTGTAATTGGCATCCTGACCTACTCCTACCAACCTCGAGGTCTCTCAGGTACTTGTAGATGTCCTTCACATAGTTGCTGCAGAGGTTCGAATCGTCATCATCTTCCTTGTCAACATCTTGGATGTCAAGCAAATCTTCAGAGAAAGGCTGACACACCACATTCTTGGGCATAGCCCGCTCACAGACCTCCATGGGGGATGGAGAGCAGAGCTCCGGCTGCAAGGAAACACAGGGTCAGCACAGGCAGCACCTCCCTCTGCGCCCCGCCATGGGCCGGGCGGAGGCTCCCAACCCCCTTTTTGGGGCACGGCATGGGGCGGTGACACCCCTGCTTAGCCCAGGTGGGGGCCGGGTGGTACCTGCTTGGGGTCCGGCTTGGGCTCTGTCTTGGGCTCCAGCTCCTTGGTGACAGCCCTGAGTGTCTTCCTGACAACCGGCTTGTCCAGGGAGGTGGCGGGCGCGGGCAtggtgctgggctgctgcccaTGGCTCCCATGCACCGCTGTCTTCTTGATGATGACGGTCTTCTCCTTTGACTCGGCGACGCGGTTGCCGATGTCTTGcagggcggtgcgggggggggccggCACCTTCCCATGCTTGGCGGTGGGCAGCAAGCTGCTCTTCGCTGCCGTGCCGGTCGCCGACTGGGTGTCctgcggggagaggagagggcaggGCAGTCAgcagcaccgcggcgggggggggggggacgggacggggggaCGCTGGGCCAGCACTGCTGCGCCCCGAAACTGGAGAGCGGGCGGTGGAGAGCCCGAGGGGCGCCCCGGGAGGAGCAGCGtgcgcgcgccccgccgccctccccaccgAGGGGAAAGCGGCGGGCGCGTAAGGGCCCGGGCGCGCTGCCCTGCCGTGCCCTGCCGAACTAGAGGGTctccgggccggggccggccagGGCGAGCGCCGAGCTCGCGGTCCGCACCTACCTTGGTAACCCTGAGCGCCATCGCAGAGCAACCTGGAACAGCATTCAGAGTACGGGGCATCGCGCAACCGCCGCGCCTTtaaaccccgccgccgccgccgctcatTGGCCGCACGCTGCCTCCCTATTGGtcgccggcggccccgccccgatGCATTACCGTGGCGacccgcggcgggcggccgctcgggaagggggcggggctgcggccgcggcgggcggggcagaggggcacgcGCACGGTCCCGGCCCCCGCGGGGTagggggggggcggaggcggccggggtctgcgggcgggggggggcgccgGGAAAGCCACCGCGGGCTGGCGGCCGCCTCGTCCCAGCGCCCGCGGGCCGGCGGGACGCCAGACCCGCGCTCCCCGCTGGCAGCGGCCTCGCCCCTGACAGCCCCCGCGACGCTTCGGCGGGAAGAGCGCCGAGGCGCGCCGCGTGGAGTCGGCGCCTCGCTGGAGAAGCTTTCCCGTCGCCGCACGCGTGGCTCGCCGCCGGGTGGGCGGCGCGCAGCCGCCGCTCGTCTCTCGTCCGTCCCTTTTGCCTTTGAGGGCGCTGCCGCTAGGCCCGCACCAGCCCTGGCGTCGCAGCAGCTCCGCGAGGCCCTCCGCGGCCGGCCGGGGGGCCCGGGCCCCCCACTCGCAGTATCAGCGCCGGACGCGCGCTCTTGTGCTCGGCCGCCAGTGCGCACCCGCCCGCGAGGCACCCGGGCGCCAGCCCACCGCCCGCGGCCTCCAGCTCCTCGGCCGGCTGCggggcctgctgcctgctgccgaaGCGCGAAACCAGCACCCGCTGATGCTAACGCTTGGCAAGCGCGAGGGCCCTTCAGTGGCGTTCAGCTCGCTCGGTGTGAAAAGAAGCAGCCCCCTCTCCACCCGCCTGCCGCGGCGGGGCCAGCGCTCCCCCGGTGAAACGCCGTCTGCTCCGGCAGAACCACCTCAAACACGGGTGGCACATGTAACTGCGAGCCGAAGCATTCTGTCTGAACGTCGTTTTCCAAGCCAAGAGATGACCCTG
This DNA window, taken from Opisthocomus hoazin isolate bOpiHoa1 chromosome Z, bOpiHoa1.hap1, whole genome shotgun sequence, encodes the following:
- the CCNB1 gene encoding G2/mitotic-specific cyclin-B1 — protein: MPRKAVLHLENPDDRWGARAPRPAAEGLAELLRRQGWCCSAMALRVTKDTQSATGTAAKSSLLPTAKHGKVPAPPRTALQDIGNRVAESKEKTVIIKKTAVHGSHGQQPSTMPAPATSLDKPVVRKTLRAVTKELEPKTEPKPDPKQPELCSPSPMEVCERAMPKNVVCQPFSEDLLDIQDVDKEDDDDSNLCSNYVKDIYKYLRDLEETRPVRPKYLAGQEISGHMRAILVDWLVQVQMKFSLQQETLYMTVAIIDRYLQDNAVSKKTLQLIGITAMFIASKYEEIFPVNSEDFVYITDNAYTKIQICHMEIKILQALDFGLGHPLPPHFLRRASKVGQVDVKQHLLAKYLMELSIVDYDMVHFPPSKTAAAASCLALKLLNGCEWTPTLQHYMFYAEDDLLPVMQHLAKNVITVNEGLTKQVTIKNKYASKKHGKISDIEQLNSSLIKKLAKPLIKKL